In the Colwellia sp. 20A7 genome, one interval contains:
- the tssE gene encoding type VI secretion system baseplate subunit TssE translates to MGINKHQFIQASILDRLIDDSPQTPDIKESNKGLNLKQLRANVRRDLENLLNAKVPWLTWPENYKELDKSLLNYGLHDFSSMAVASLEGRQRLCQQVAEVIRRFEPRFIEVDVEAIDSEQPLDRIMRLRINALLYADPEPEYITFDSEVEPVSLGLKVVETL, encoded by the coding sequence GTGGGTATAAATAAACATCAATTCATTCAAGCCTCTATTTTAGATAGGCTTATAGATGACTCTCCCCAAACCCCTGATATTAAAGAGTCTAATAAAGGTCTTAATTTAAAACAATTAAGAGCCAATGTTAGGCGCGACCTCGAAAACTTACTTAATGCTAAAGTGCCTTGGTTAACTTGGCCTGAAAACTATAAAGAATTAGATAAATCTTTACTGAATTATGGTTTACACGATTTCTCTAGTATGGCTGTTGCTAGCTTAGAAGGCCGACAACGTTTATGCCAACAAGTTGCAGAAGTCATTAGACGCTTTGAACCACGCTTTATAGAGGTCGATGTTGAGGCCATTGATAGCGAACAACCCTTAGATCGTATTATGAGATTACGAATAAACGCCTTACTCTATGCTGACCCTGAACCAGAATATATTACGTTTGATTCGGAAGTAGAGCCTGTTAGTTTAGGGTTAAAAGTAGTAGAGACCTTATAA
- a CDS encoding PP2C family protein-serine/threonine phosphatase, which translates to MYLSSHAQTHRGTVRQINEDAFLELPQQGLWVVADGMGGHAAGDVASQLVIDNIQEAIENKLPEQVSTDLLIEILQKCNTQLQQMSEKQFSGKVVGSTVVVLWIKESDYSFLWAGDSRGYLLRNNILQQITKDHSQVNDMVDEGVLKAEEAESHPLANVITRAVGVDVHLDVEVKTGPLLVGDVFLICSDGLNKEVSDSEIERALQSGNIIDAGMALMHASLVRNARDNVTCIIAKNNQRESNVINYDHDATIPVFT; encoded by the coding sequence ATGTATCTATCAAGTCATGCACAAACACATCGAGGTACCGTTCGACAAATCAATGAAGATGCCTTCCTTGAGTTACCCCAACAAGGTCTATGGGTGGTTGCCGATGGTATGGGAGGGCATGCTGCGGGTGATGTTGCTAGTCAATTAGTCATTGATAATATTCAAGAAGCGATAGAAAATAAATTACCAGAACAAGTCAGTACTGATTTGTTAATTGAAATACTGCAAAAGTGTAATACTCAATTACAACAAATGAGTGAAAAGCAATTTTCAGGAAAAGTTGTAGGTTCAACGGTGGTTGTTTTATGGATTAAAGAAAGTGACTATTCATTTTTATGGGCTGGTGATAGTCGTGGCTACTTACTACGAAACAATATATTACAACAAATAACTAAAGATCATAGTCAAGTAAATGATATGGTTGACGAAGGTGTTTTAAAAGCAGAAGAAGCTGAAAGCCATCCATTAGCAAATGTGATTACTCGCGCTGTGGGGGTAGACGTTCATCTTGACGTTGAGGTAAAGACAGGCCCACTTTTAGTAGGGGATGTTTTTTTAATATGCAGTGATGGCTTAAATAAAGAAGTGAGTGATAGTGAAATTGAACGAGCGTTACAGTCAGGTAATATTATCGATGCAGGTATGGCACTAATGCATGCATCATTAGTGCGTAATGCTAGAGATAATGTTACTTGTATTATTGCGAAAAACAATCAACGTGAAAGCAATGTGATTAATTATGATCATGATGCTACAATTCCAGTTTTCACCTAA
- a CDS encoding type VI secretion system accessory protein TagJ, which yields MKKIQEMLQESRLSDSISHLETQLRDDPLNVDAKSSLIELLCINGELERADKQLNYMVQKHPDFLIGAANLRQLIHAEQSRQDFLIGKSVPHLFTESDAHIEAFMKLRVEMNQGSAESITQCALSLEENRTDIQVELNGEVVNEFRDLDDSLGGFLEIFGTDGKYYIAQIKDIDYIYFKPVSSIIEQVWRRVELSIKNGPSGEAHIPLVYAHSGTDAEKLGRETDWQEKAPGVMVGVGQKMWFVNDQAVPLSDFIKLSKLG from the coding sequence ATGAAAAAGATACAAGAAATGCTTCAAGAGTCTCGATTGTCTGACAGCATATCTCATTTAGAAACACAGTTACGCGATGATCCATTAAATGTTGACGCTAAAAGTAGCTTAATTGAATTACTTTGTATTAATGGTGAATTAGAACGTGCTGATAAACAACTTAATTACATGGTGCAAAAACACCCTGACTTCTTGATTGGTGCTGCAAACTTACGACAATTAATTCATGCTGAGCAAAGTAGACAAGACTTTTTAATTGGTAAATCTGTTCCTCATTTATTTACTGAGTCTGATGCACACATTGAAGCGTTTATGAAGCTTCGAGTAGAAATGAATCAAGGAAGTGCAGAAAGTATAACCCAGTGTGCTTTATCACTTGAAGAAAACAGAACCGACATTCAAGTTGAGCTAAATGGTGAAGTTGTCAATGAGTTTAGAGATTTAGACGATTCACTTGGCGGTTTTCTTGAAATATTTGGGACTGATGGAAAATATTATATCGCTCAAATAAAAGATATTGACTATATCTATTTCAAGCCAGTTAGCTCTATTATTGAACAAGTATGGCGTCGTGTTGAACTAAGCATTAAAAATGGCCCAAGTGGCGAAGCACATATACCGTTAGTGTATGCTCATAGCGGTACGGATGCTGAAAAATTAGGTAGAGAAACCGATTGGCAAGAAAAAGCGCCAGGTGTCATGGTAGGTGTTGGACAAAAGATGTGGTTTGTAAACGATCAAGCCGTGCCATTATCTGATTTTATAAAACTGTCTAAGCTAGGTTAG
- the tssB gene encoding type VI secretion system contractile sheath small subunit has translation MSIHDKLKRVRKPRVHITYDVETEGAVVKKELPFVIGITGDFSGHNTKDLKPLKDRRFVQIDRDNFDDVLNRMNPQLEIAVDNTLTDDDTQLKVALDFKSLNDFEPASIVNQVEPLKKMMETRNKLRDLMTKVDRSEDLENILEDVLSNTASLDKLAKELDIQGAK, from the coding sequence ATGAGTATACATGATAAATTAAAAAGAGTTAGAAAACCCCGCGTTCACATTACATATGACGTAGAAACCGAAGGTGCTGTTGTTAAAAAAGAATTACCTTTTGTTATTGGTATTACAGGTGATTTTTCTGGTCATAATACAAAGGATTTAAAACCATTAAAAGATCGACGTTTTGTGCAAATCGACCGCGATAATTTTGATGATGTATTAAACCGTATGAATCCTCAATTAGAGATTGCAGTTGATAATACTCTAACTGATGATGATACACAGTTGAAAGTTGCTTTAGATTTTAAATCATTAAATGATTTTGAACCTGCTTCGATTGTTAATCAGGTTGAACCGCTTAAAAAAATGATGGAAACACGTAATAAACTGCGTGATTTAATGACGAAAGTTGATAGATCTGAAGATTTAGAAAACATTTTAGAAGACGTATTAAGTAATACGGCTAGTTTAGATAAATTAGCGAAAGAATTAGATATTCAAGGAGCAAAATAA
- the tssC gene encoding type VI secretion system contractile sheath large subunit — protein sequence MSTEAEALQASSEETSFSILDQAIDATKQTESSRAEELIRSLTEEALKGTVQWNKNLTVTFNQAIQIIDETISKQLAAIMHNEEFQKLEGSWRGLNHTVQNSETNATLKIRIMSLSKKELHKDLSKAVEFDQSQTFKKIYEAEFGTPGGEPYGCIVGDYEFSNHPTDVETLSLMSNVAAAGFCPFISAAGSSLFGFDDWTELSKPRDLEKVFESLEYTKWRSFRDSDDSRFVTLTMPRVLARLPYGESTQPVEEFCYEELELDETQTRSKTAEHDNYCWMNASYVMATNMGKAFSKYGFCTAIRGAEGGGKVEGLPAHIFTSDDGDPDLKCPTEIGITDRREAELSKLGFLPLCHYKHTDYAVFFGSQSCQKPQVFDSHDATANAAISARLPYLMATSRFAHYLKVMARDKIGSFMEAEDVEAWLNRWILSFVNASEGGGQEIRAKYPLADAKVEVKEIPGQPGAYNAVAWLRPWLQMEELTASLRLVAKIPSIG from the coding sequence ATGAGTACGGAAGCTGAAGCACTGCAAGCGTCAAGCGAAGAAACAAGCTTTTCTATTTTAGATCAAGCGATTGATGCAACTAAACAAACAGAGTCTTCTCGTGCAGAAGAACTAATCAGATCGCTAACAGAAGAAGCCCTCAAAGGCACGGTACAGTGGAACAAAAACCTGACTGTTACGTTCAACCAGGCAATTCAAATAATCGATGAAACTATTTCGAAGCAGCTTGCTGCTATAATGCATAATGAAGAGTTTCAAAAATTAGAAGGCAGCTGGCGCGGGCTAAATCACACCGTACAAAACTCAGAAACGAATGCAACACTTAAAATTCGTATTATGAGTTTAAGTAAAAAAGAACTTCATAAAGATTTAAGTAAAGCCGTTGAATTTGACCAAAGTCAAACCTTTAAAAAGATATATGAGGCTGAGTTTGGCACACCAGGCGGTGAACCTTACGGATGTATTGTGGGCGATTATGAATTCAGTAACCATCCTACTGATGTAGAAACATTATCATTAATGTCAAACGTAGCTGCTGCGGGTTTCTGTCCGTTTATTTCTGCTGCTGGCTCATCGCTCTTTGGTTTTGATGACTGGACAGAGTTAAGCAAACCTCGTGATTTAGAAAAAGTATTTGAATCATTAGAATATACTAAATGGCGTTCATTTAGAGACAGTGATGACTCTCGTTTTGTTACGTTGACAATGCCAAGAGTATTAGCGAGATTACCTTACGGTGAGTCTACTCAGCCAGTAGAAGAGTTCTGCTATGAAGAGCTAGAATTAGATGAGACGCAGACTCGCTCTAAAACTGCAGAACACGACAACTATTGCTGGATGAATGCATCTTATGTAATGGCAACGAATATGGGGAAAGCATTTAGTAAATATGGCTTTTGTACTGCTATTCGTGGTGCTGAGGGCGGCGGAAAAGTTGAAGGCTTACCTGCGCATATCTTTACAAGTGACGATGGTGATCCTGATCTTAAATGCCCAACAGAAATTGGCATCACGGATAGACGAGAAGCAGAACTTAGTAAACTTGGCTTTTTACCTTTATGCCATTATAAGCATACCGATTACGCTGTGTTCTTTGGATCGCAAAGTTGTCAAAAACCACAAGTCTTTGATAGTCATGATGCAACAGCAAATGCTGCGATATCTGCACGACTGCCTTACTTAATGGCAACGTCAAGATTTGCTCATTATTTAAAAGTAATGGCGAGAGATAAAATTGGTAGTTTTATGGAAGCAGAAGATGTTGAAGCTTGGTTAAACCGTTGGATTTTATCTTTTGTAAATGCATCTGAAGGGGGCGGCCAAGAAATTCGTGCTAAATACCCATTAGCCGATGCTAAAGTAGAAGTTAAAGAAATACCAGGTCAACCAGGTGCATATAACGCTGTTGCTTGGTTACGTCCATGGTTACAAATGGAAGAGTTAACTGCTTCATTACGCCTAGTTGCAAAAATCCCAAGTATTGGTTAA
- the tssF gene encoding type VI secretion system baseplate subunit TssF has protein sequence MNEDLLKYYNRELAFIRHMGSEFASNYPKLAGRLRLSDEHVEDPHVSRLIEAFSLLTAQIRQKLDDSFPELTEALLGQLYPDYQAPVPSMTVIKMVTENVSTTGILLPKNTKVDTQVEGMKTCHFKTCYDSYLWPIEVADAQFQNAPFNAPEPIWHSRPKAIIKLAIKGEFEDVSMATLGLDKLRFFLNGQAHQTYYLYQLIFQHCVGLAIVKNDDWSTVKYLEKRHLKAVGFDDEDQVVPYSKKTLSGYRLLVENFIFPEKFLFFDIDELDNKWVNIDDKFEIYIYLKEGSEDLEKQVNVNNFLLGCTPVINLFEQELEPVRVESSEYEYKLAPRYLDAEVAEIINIKEVIAFDPKDNKTTVTPFYGEAHPAYLDQDRMFWNGRREASNWAGGYAEFGTDLYLSLVDHNFNGFNAQEDYGSWLLSIRAECSNRNLPAHLPFGTDEPKMFIPDRADIIKKVKCLLAPTLPVRAALNEASRWQLISHLSLDSFSGEDALHQLKEVLKLYDFKCSPENKTLIENIMAIDVSTTTARVNQRGLVGFSTGNDILLTFAQDHYLGSGMFFFCTVLDRFFAQFAAINSFTRLSVQFNNKDGIYHTWPSRAGKAPLL, from the coding sequence ATGAATGAAGATTTATTAAAATATTACAACCGAGAACTTGCTTTTATACGTCATATGGGCTCAGAGTTTGCTTCAAATTACCCTAAACTAGCAGGGCGTCTACGTTTGAGTGATGAACACGTAGAGGATCCCCATGTATCGCGACTAATTGAAGCCTTTTCGTTATTAACAGCCCAAATAAGACAAAAATTGGATGATAGTTTTCCAGAATTGACTGAAGCTTTATTAGGACAACTTTACCCTGATTATCAAGCACCTGTGCCGTCAATGACCGTGATAAAAATGGTAACTGAAAATGTTTCTACAACGGGAATTTTACTACCAAAAAACACGAAGGTAGACACACAAGTAGAAGGAATGAAAACATGTCACTTTAAAACGTGCTACGACAGTTATTTATGGCCAATTGAAGTGGCAGATGCACAGTTTCAAAATGCACCTTTTAATGCCCCAGAACCCATCTGGCATTCACGTCCAAAAGCGATAATAAAACTCGCGATAAAAGGAGAGTTTGAAGACGTATCGATGGCAACCTTAGGACTTGATAAATTGCGTTTTTTCCTAAATGGTCAAGCACATCAAACCTATTATTTATATCAATTAATATTTCAACATTGCGTTGGGCTTGCCATCGTTAAAAATGATGATTGGTCGACCGTGAAATATTTAGAAAAAAGGCACCTTAAAGCCGTTGGTTTTGATGATGAAGACCAAGTGGTACCATACAGTAAAAAAACCTTGTCAGGCTATCGTTTATTAGTTGAAAACTTTATTTTCCCTGAAAAGTTTTTATTTTTCGACATCGATGAATTAGACAATAAATGGGTAAATATTGATGATAAATTTGAAATATATATTTATTTAAAAGAAGGCTCTGAAGACTTAGAAAAGCAAGTTAACGTGAACAATTTTTTATTGGGTTGCACACCCGTTATTAATTTATTTGAACAAGAGCTAGAGCCTGTTCGCGTTGAATCATCAGAATACGAGTACAAGCTTGCACCTCGATATCTTGATGCTGAGGTTGCTGAAATAATAAATATAAAAGAAGTTATCGCCTTCGACCCGAAAGATAATAAAACCACAGTGACGCCTTTTTATGGTGAAGCTCACCCAGCATACCTTGATCAAGACCGAATGTTTTGGAATGGTCGAAGAGAAGCCTCGAATTGGGCTGGTGGTTATGCTGAATTTGGTACCGATCTTTATTTGTCACTCGTAGACCACAATTTCAATGGTTTTAACGCACAAGAAGATTATGGTTCATGGCTGCTAAGTATTAGAGCTGAATGCAGTAACCGAAACTTACCCGCCCATTTACCTTTTGGTACGGATGAACCAAAAATGTTTATTCCTGACCGAGCGGATATTATTAAAAAGGTGAAATGTTTACTTGCGCCTACATTACCCGTGAGAGCTGCATTAAATGAAGCATCTAGATGGCAACTTATTAGTCACTTATCACTAGATAGCTTTAGTGGAGAGGATGCGCTACACCAGCTAAAAGAAGTTTTAAAACTTTACGATTTTAAATGTTCGCCCGAAAATAAAACGTTAATTGAAAATATTATGGCCATTGATGTTAGCACTACAACGGCACGTGTTAATCAACGAGGTTTAGTTGGTTTTAGTACAGGTAATGATATTTTACTCACGTTTGCTCAAGATCACTATTTAGGCAGTGGTATGTTCTTTTTCTGTACGGTACTTGATCGTTTCTTTGCTCAATTTGCCGCAATTAATAGCTTTACTCGCTTAAGTGTCCAATTTAATAATAAGGATGGTATATATCATACTTGGCCAAGTAGAGCAGGAAAGGCACCATTACTATGA
- the tssA gene encoding type VI secretion system protein TssA has translation MSAQNLNIEDLIQPINADIETGTNPRDDVSPTSIYYLLKDIRNTSRAKERKALVNEENLLSIATDWRPILEQVPDILKNQCKDLEFVAWLIEALCRLQGFKGLALGFTLAAELIERYWDNLYPTPDLDDLSERLAPLIGLNGIESEGSLIQPIKAIIIIEGQSEGPFSTWQYEQALDVDRLDSDKQVKKIESGAVALEDVDIAIKETSDSFFIQLNNDIDDSIVAFNRLSKVMDIAMGGEPQPTSYISAAIQACSVCVKQLAEKVLKKSAEVQAVEEAENMNSEVENTEPNHGINHQITSREKAIENLDVIAAFFRKTEPHSPMSYAIEQVIRWSELSLPELLQELIQDGEARNGFFKLSGIKTENDT, from the coding sequence TTGTCAGCTCAAAATCTAAATATTGAAGATCTTATTCAACCTATCAATGCTGATATTGAAACGGGAACGAATCCTCGTGATGACGTTTCGCCAACGTCTATTTATTACCTCCTTAAAGATATTCGTAACACATCAAGAGCAAAAGAACGCAAAGCTTTAGTGAATGAGGAAAACCTACTTTCTATTGCAACTGATTGGCGTCCTATTCTCGAACAAGTACCTGATATATTAAAAAATCAGTGTAAAGACTTAGAATTTGTTGCTTGGTTAATTGAAGCACTTTGTCGTTTACAAGGTTTCAAAGGTTTAGCTCTCGGCTTTACATTAGCAGCTGAATTAATAGAGCGGTATTGGGACAATTTATATCCAACCCCCGATCTTGATGATCTTTCAGAACGACTAGCTCCCTTAATTGGCTTAAATGGCATTGAAAGTGAAGGTTCGTTAATACAACCAATTAAAGCCATTATAATTATAGAAGGTCAATCAGAAGGGCCATTTTCAACTTGGCAGTACGAACAAGCACTTGACGTTGATCGTCTAGATAGTGATAAACAAGTTAAAAAGATTGAATCGGGTGCTGTTGCTTTAGAAGACGTCGATATTGCAATAAAAGAAACATCGGACAGTTTTTTTATCCAATTAAATAATGATATTGATGATTCAATTGTCGCATTTAATCGCTTGTCTAAAGTAATGGACATTGCAATGGGCGGAGAACCTCAACCTACCAGTTATATTAGCGCTGCCATACAGGCTTGCTCTGTTTGTGTCAAACAACTCGCCGAAAAAGTATTAAAAAAATCAGCGGAAGTACAGGCAGTAGAAGAAGCCGAAAACATGAATAGTGAAGTAGAAAATACTGAACCTAATCATGGTATTAATCACCAGATCACTTCAAGAGAAAAAGCAATTGAAAACTTAGATGTTATTGCTGCTTTTTTTCGTAAAACAGAACCACATTCACCCATGTCATATGCCATAGAACAAGTGATACGTTGGAGTGAATTGAGTCTACCTGAATTATTGCAAGAACTTATTCAAGATGGAGAAGCCCGTAATGGTTTTTTCAAGTTATCAGGCATTAAAACAGAAAACGACACATAA
- the tssC gene encoding type VI secretion system contractile sheath large subunit — protein sequence MQEAISFVENEVFTKEVDSEATNPSAQQLHSKHLVDRFLRETDMKKSLMLWLENSGYNTDNIKKINILSLLRKAIADIDKKLSTQINCIIHHPEFQALEAAWRGALYLVNQKEINDKNQKVKIKVLDCSWQTLSKDINKAIEFDQSEFFKLVYNNEYDMSGGEPFGVLIGNYQISHQNRKGTLINDIDILKEITRTAAAAFSPFITSAHPSFFGADNFSDLAAHTDFTNNFNQIEYTKWNSLRSMDDARFLGLTLPYTLMRSPYKNDGSRNEGFRFTEVIKDPQKDHLWGNASFAFGGVLIRAFAESAWFGQIRGMQPGVKSKGLVCDLPVCQYETDLYRGRSKPSINLLISDRAEKALSDNGFIPLSAVPGSEHLVFYSNSSTQKPIEYDSVSATVNAKLSCMLQYILCVSRFAHYIKAIGREKIGTYRNADLCERELQKWLYQYTTASESASDLVRSKYPLQTAQVQVKEIRGKPGHFYSTIQLQPHFQLDQMISSIKLVTELTPKN from the coding sequence ATGCAGGAAGCAATTTCATTTGTGGAAAATGAGGTATTTACCAAAGAGGTAGATAGTGAAGCCACAAATCCTTCAGCTCAACAGTTACACAGCAAGCATCTAGTTGACCGTTTTTTACGCGAAACAGACATGAAAAAATCGTTAATGTTATGGCTTGAAAATTCAGGTTATAACACTGACAACATTAAGAAAATTAATATACTTTCATTGCTTCGTAAAGCAATAGCAGACATAGATAAAAAACTATCCACCCAAATAAATTGCATTATTCATCATCCTGAATTCCAAGCGCTTGAAGCCGCTTGGCGTGGTGCGTTATATTTAGTCAACCAAAAAGAAATTAACGACAAAAATCAAAAAGTAAAAATAAAGGTATTAGACTGTAGTTGGCAAACACTCAGTAAAGATATAAATAAAGCGATAGAATTCGATCAAAGCGAATTCTTTAAACTTGTTTATAATAACGAATACGATATGTCAGGGGGAGAACCTTTCGGAGTACTCATTGGAAACTATCAAATATCTCATCAAAATAGAAAAGGTACTTTGATAAACGATATTGATATTCTAAAAGAAATCACCAGAACTGCTGCAGCCGCATTTTCTCCCTTTATCACTTCAGCTCATCCCTCTTTTTTTGGGGCTGATAATTTTTCTGATTTAGCAGCACACACCGATTTCACCAATAATTTCAACCAAATTGAGTACACCAAATGGAACTCTTTACGGAGTATGGATGACGCACGCTTTTTAGGCCTTACACTACCTTACACGCTAATGAGATCACCTTATAAAAATGATGGAAGTAGAAATGAAGGCTTCCGTTTTACAGAGGTAATTAAAGATCCACAAAAAGATCACCTATGGGGGAATGCTTCTTTTGCCTTTGGTGGCGTGCTTATTCGAGCGTTTGCGGAATCTGCGTGGTTTGGCCAGATTCGAGGCATGCAACCAGGCGTAAAAAGCAAAGGATTAGTGTGTGATTTGCCAGTATGTCAATATGAAACTGACTTGTATCGAGGAAGAAGCAAGCCTTCAATTAATCTATTAATCAGCGATCGCGCTGAAAAAGCACTTTCAGATAATGGTTTTATTCCCTTATCTGCTGTACCCGGTAGTGAGCACTTAGTGTTTTATAGTAATTCATCTACTCAAAAACCAATTGAATATGATTCTGTTTCTGCAACCGTCAATGCAAAACTCTCCTGTATGTTGCAATATATTTTATGTGTTTCTCGCTTCGCTCATTATATAAAAGCAATAGGACGAGAAAAAATTGGTACTTACAGAAATGCAGACCTTTGTGAACGAGAATTGCAAAAGTGGCTGTATCAATATACAACCGCCTCTGAATCAGCGTCAGACCTAGTACGAAGTAAATATCCGCTTCAAACTGCACAAGTACAAGTAAAAGAAATAAGAGGTAAGCCAGGGCACTTTTATTCAACTATTCAGTTGCAGCCCCATTTTCAATTAGATCAAATGATCTCAAGTATAAAACTGGTGACAGAGTTAACACCTAAAAATTAA